The Streptomyces sp. NBC_00454 DNA segment TTGCGGGTACGAGCTTCCTTCGGAGCTACGGGTTGCGCGTGCAACACCTCAAGCGCTGCGACCCACTATCAACACATCGGCCTACTAAATGACCGCCAATCAGGGGTGTCCGTCGAGGCCGGCGCCGATCAACCGCACCGGCGCCACCGACCGGCCGAGGCATGTTGCCGACTGCGAACTCCGGATCCCCGTCGGCGCGCCGCCCACCGGTGCCCCGTGCCCGATCCCTAGAGTCACCGACGATCCATCCGGACCGGCGAGCCGTGAGCAGCGCCCCCCCTTAGTCGCACGAGGCACAGCGGCCCAACCGCCGGCAGGAACGGCCACTACAGCGGACGGGACCCGTGAAACCAACAGTCTGTCTGAACATGATCGTCAAGGACGAGGCTCCGACCATCCGGAAGTGCCTTGACTCGATGCGTCCCCTGATCGACACCTGGGTGATCGTGGACACCGGCTCGACGGACGGCACGCAGGACGTCATCCGGGAGTGCTTCAGCGATCTGCCCGGGGTCCTCCACGAACGACCGTGGAAGGGATTCGACGGCAGCCGCACCGAGGCCATCGAGCTCGCCCGCTCCAGCGCCGACTACCTGCTGTTCATCGACGCCGACGACGAGATGCAGGTGCAGCCCGGGTTCCGGATGCCCGACCTGACCCTCGACGCCTACCGCGTCGCCCTGCACGACGGGCCGATCATCCACTGGCGGCCGGCGCTGGTCTCCACGCGGCTGCCCTGGCGGTACGTCGGCGTGCTCCACGAGTACATCGAGTGCGACACCGAGTTCAGCCTCGGAGTGCTCGAGGGCGCCAACATCCTCAGCGTCGGCGGCGGCGCCCGCCTCCGCGAGGGCGGCCAGCGGAAGAAGTACCTGCGCGATGCAGAGATCCTCGAACAGGGGCTGATCAAGGAACCCGAGAACACCCGCTACGTGTTCTACCTCGGCCAGAGCTGGCGGGACGCGGGCGAACCCGAGAAGTCCCTCGCCGCCTACGACCGCCGGGCGGGCATGGCGGGCTTCGCCGAGGAGACGTACTGCTCCCAGGTCTACGCCGCACGGCTCGCCGCGAGTCTCGACCGGCCGCCGGCCGAGGTGATGGACCGCTACCTGCGCGCGCACGAGAGCCGTCCCACCCGCGGCGAGGCGATCGGCGAGCTCGCCCGTCTCTGCCGCGTCCAGAACCGCTGGCCGCTCGCCTACATGTTCGCCCGCGAGGCGGCGCGGATCCCCCGCCCGCAGGACATCCTGTTCGTCGAGTTCTCGTGGCACGAGTGGCGTGCGCTCGACGAACTCGCGATCGCCGCCTACTGGGTCGGGGAGTACCAGGAGTCACTGGAGTGCTGCGAGCGGCTCCTGAGCGAGGGCAGTCTCCCCGACGACCAGCGCGAACGGGTTTCCGCGAACCTCGATTTCGCCCGGCGCAAGCTGGGCGCGGCGTACCGCGTCGTCGCCTGATCGTGAGGATGAGAGTGTCATGACCGTCACCGCATCAACCACTGCCGCATCAACCACGGCCCCATC contains these protein-coding regions:
- a CDS encoding glycosyltransferase, whose translation is MKPTVCLNMIVKDEAPTIRKCLDSMRPLIDTWVIVDTGSTDGTQDVIRECFSDLPGVLHERPWKGFDGSRTEAIELARSSADYLLFIDADDEMQVQPGFRMPDLTLDAYRVALHDGPIIHWRPALVSTRLPWRYVGVLHEYIECDTEFSLGVLEGANILSVGGGARLREGGQRKKYLRDAEILEQGLIKEPENTRYVFYLGQSWRDAGEPEKSLAAYDRRAGMAGFAEETYCSQVYAARLAASLDRPPAEVMDRYLRAHESRPTRGEAIGELARLCRVQNRWPLAYMFAREAARIPRPQDILFVEFSWHEWRALDELAIAAYWVGEYQESLECCERLLSEGSLPDDQRERVSANLDFARRKLGAAYRVVA